The Parabacteroides timonensis sequence GTGAGCGTCCTTCTTTGATGGTATGATCTTCCAGGTAATTAAAACGGCGGATGAACTTTTGGTTCGTGCGTTCCAATGCATTGTCCGGATTGATTTTATACAGGCGGGCAGCATTGATAAGGCTGAAAAACAGATCACCGAATTCACCTTCCATTTTATCTGCATCCATCTTGTCGATTTCCTCTTTTAGCTCGGTAAACTCTTCATGTACTTTATCCCATACCTGGTCGCGCTGTTCCCAGTCGAAACCTACGTTACGTGCTTTATCTTGGATACGGTGTGCTTTAACGACAGAAGGGAGAGAAGCGGGTACACCTTCTAAAACCGTTTTATTACCTCCTTTTTCTTTTAGTTTTAGTTGTTCCCAACTCTGTTCTACCTTTTTAGCCGTATCGGCAGATGCATCGCCGAATACATGCGGATGACGGTAAATCAGTTTCTGGCAGAGGCTGTCGCATACATCTTTAATATCGAAGGCTTCTTTTTCTTCACCGATTTTAGCGTAAAAGACGACATGCAGAAGCAAGTCCCCTAATTCTTTCTTGATGTTGTTGTTGTCATTTTGCATGATTGCCTCACATAATTCGTAAGTCTCTTCGATGGTGTTCGTGCGAAGGCTTTCGTTTGTTTGCTTTTTATCCCAGGGGCATTTTACCCGGAGCTCGTCCAGGATGTCTAGCAGTTGCCCGAAGGCTTCCATTTTTTCTTGTCTTGTTGCCATATTATCTATAATAATGTACTGGTTTTATAATATGACAATATGCCAATGAAACTCCTCCTATTATCCGGAGGGTATTTCAATTGGCATATTGGCGTGTTGAATTTATTATTTAATTACTTTTCTTCTTTCTTGAATTGTGTCAGTCCGTTTTGCAGGAACTGGATGTATTTTGATACATCTTCGTTGAATGCATACGACGGGCCGAGCGGCTTACCTTCGTCATTCAAAAGAATATAGAATGGCTGGGCATTTGCTCCGAACTTGCTTCTCTGGAGATAACTCCATTTGTCGCCGATCGTTTTCAACTTGCGCACTTTACCATGTTCTTCAATTTCAATCGGATGAGGCAATTTAGTCTTATCATCTACCATCAATGTGATCAGTACATAATCTTTCTCCAATAGTTGCTTTACCTTCGGGTCTGTCCATACGGATGCTTCCATCTTACGGCAGTTTACGCAACCGAAACCGGAGAAATCGATCATAACCGGTTTGTTCACTCGTTTGGCATAGGCCATACCGGCTTCATAGTCATCGAAAGCGGCATGTACTTCGTCATCATACAAGTTGAAATCCTGCGTATACAAAGGAGGAGCGAAGGCACTGATCGATTTCAGAGGTGCCCCCCAAAGTCCCGGAACCATATACATGGCGAATGCAAACGAGATAATTGCCATAAACAGGCGGGGGACAGATACATATTTTACATCGCTGTCGTGACTGAATTTGATCTTGCCAAGCAGGTAAAGGCCGAGCAATACAAAAATAACAATCCACAATACGATAAATACTTCACGGTCAAGTAAGCGCCATCCGTATGCCAGGTCGGCAACAGAAAGGAACTTCAATGCCAACGCCAGTTCGAGGAAGCCTAAAACTACCTTTACGGAGTTCAGCCATCCCCCTGATTTCGGCATACTTTGCAGCATATTCGGGAAGATTGCGAACAAGCTGAACGGAATCGATAAAGCCAGTGCAAACCCGAACATTCCGATAGCCGGGCCAACTGCTGTACCCATCGAAGCTGCTTGTACCAATAATGTTCCGATAATCGGACCGGTACATGAGAAGGATACCAATACCAACGTAAACGACATAAAGAAGATACTCAATATACCAGTGGTTGAATCTGCTTTACTATCCAGCTTGGTTGTCCATGAAGCCGGCAATACCATTTCAAATGCTCCGAAGAACGATATGGCAAATACCACCAGCAGCAGGAAGAATATGATATTGAAGATTGCGTTGGTAGATAAGTCATTCAAGGCACTGGCACCGAAAATACCGGTAATCAGTAATCCCATGACCAGGTATATAACGATAATGGAAAGCCCATAAGTTAACGCGTCGCGTATTGCTTTTTTACGATCCTTGGTCCGTTTCAGGAAGAAGCTGACTGTCATTGGGATCATAGGCCATACACAAGGAGTAAGCAAGGCGATCAATCCTCCGAGGAATCCGGCAAAGAAGATGAATAACCAGGAGGTATCGGTTGCTGTAACCGTAGTGTCGCCAAAAGCTTTCAAGTCATCGACAACGGGAGCCCAGAGAGCTGCGTCGTCAGTCAGTGCGTTAGCTATTTTAGCCGGGCTGGTGATTACTTTTTCAGTTTTTGCTGCCGGGTCAGGAGTTGTAAGAGTTACTGCTTCTTCAAGAACCTGGTTGGTATCCGGTTGTTCGGCGGTTACATCGTCTTTGTCTACGACAGGTGCATCGGCCGGTAATGTCAGTTTTGTGTTTTTTGCATCGAAAGCGAAGCTTACCCGGTCGGGAGGCAGGCATGTCTCGTCGTTACAGGCCATAAATTCAACTTCACCTTCTATCTTGAATTTCTTCGGATCGGTTATCTTTACCTTTTGAGTGAACGATACGGTTCCCGGATACCAGCGAAGGTCCATGGCGAACAATTCGTCGTATACTACCGTCGGTTTGACGGAGGAAACCGGTTGTCCGATCAATTCAGCTCCTTTCAGAGTCTCAAATGTAAAAGATGTTGATACGGGTCCGCCTTCAGGCAGGTTCATGTCGTACAGGTGCCATCCTTTCTCGGAGGTTGCGGTAAACACAACTTCTTTTTCGGCAGTTTTGGAGTCTTCCAGTTTTATTTTCCACTTTACAGGCTGGTGTATCTGTGCCTGCACAGCCAGTGTTACGAACACCAGCAAAAAAACACTAAAGAGTTTCTTCATACGATATTTATTTCTGTCTTAGTTATTTATTTAGCTAATGATGTGAATGTAGTAGGGATACGCGTTTCAAAACGCATCTCTTCACCCGTTGTCGGATGGATAAAGAAGAGTCGTCGGGCATGAAGCATCAGCCGTCCGGCAGGATCAGTTTCGGCGCCGTACTTATTATCGCCGGCAATAGGGTGTCCGATAGACTCCATCTGGACACGTATCTGGTTTTTGCGGCCTGTCTCCAGGTCAAGTTCCAGTAAAGAATAATGACCGTTGCTGTGTAGCTGGTGATAGCGGGTGATAGCCTCTTTTCCGTCGCCTACAGCTGTTACGTATACTTGCATTTTTGCATTTTCAGTCAGGTTTGAGACAATCAGGTCGGTATCTTTTTCCGGACGTCCTTCTACGACAGCGACATAACTACGAGCGGTGATAGCCGAGTTCCAGTTCGATTGAAGCGCTTTTTGTACGCGTTGATTCTTGGCAAACATCATCAGCCCGGAAGTATCGCGGTCCAACCGGTGCAAAACAAATATTTTGTTTTTCGGGTCTGTCTTTTTTACATAGTCGCTCAACAGGTGATAGGCGGTCCGCTCTTTTACCCGGTCGCTCGAGACGGACATAAGTCCTTCTTTCTTGTTGACAACGATCAGGTCGTCATCTTCCCACACGATGTGTAATAGAGGATTGCTGAACTCCACCTTCCCTCGTTCGTAACTGATCTCGACTTCGTCTCCCGGCACTAAAGGAGCGTTGAACTGGGAAGTGACTTTCCCGTTTATCAAGATTTGTCCGTGGGCAAGTAAGGCCTTGACGGAACTTTTGCTCTGTTCGCTCAACAATTGGAACAGGAAAGGAAGCAGTGTATTCTCTTCCTTCACCGCAACTTTGCGTCCGCGAGGGGCTTTTTTTTGATTTGTGTCTTTGTAACCTGAGCGTCTTCTCATTTTATTATCATAAATAATTCACAAAGATACTGGCAATTGCGGAATGTTGCAAGCAGTCTTTGTATATCTTAGCTGTTAATCTATTTGTTTTTTTGTTTAGAGGGTAATACTATCTTTGTTTGTCCTACATGGTAAAAAGGAAGAGAAAACCGTTCACCGTTCACCTTATGTGTTTTAATATGTTGATAGATAGTTGTTTATTGGTTCTGATTGTGGGTGAACGGTTTCCTTAAAAGGTGAATGGTTGGGCTAAACCGTTCACCTTTGTTTTTTCAACCTACTTGTATGGTATAGGTTCTTGATTATTAGGTCGTAGTTATGCACTATTTATGTCAAAGCTAACTATCTATTCGCTTAACGAGCAAGGTCGTTAAGCTTGATGAGCGTGGTCGTTAAGCTTTGCGACGACTGTCGCAAAGCTTAACCATGGTGGTTGGTTGCTGAGTAAGTCCAGACTTAAGGTTTAGTATCCAATGACTTTAATCGTAGTATGTAGTGGGGAGAGTAATACAAACAGGAATGATAGTACTCGTTGCAGTAGTCAGTCCGTTCATTGTTTCTACCAACCGGATAAATTCCCGTTTGTAACCTTGGCGATCATTTACTAGTCCGCTTTGTGCCAGAGAGATCACCTGATTATATGAGCCTGTTCCTTTGTATTCGGAGTTACGCAGTAGCTGGCCGAACATGGCGACTGCTGATGCAAAATAGAAATCGGGGGAAAGCTTGTTGTTGCCGCTTGCTTTCAATTTAGTCTCGATCAATTGGCTGACGTCGCTGTCAGGAGCTTTGTAGCGCAGGCGTATAGCCAGTAACTCCGGTTCTGCAAACTGCATGGTGCGGGGAGCATTGTTCGGCTTTATTTCATAAAAAGCCGTTACCGTATGTCCGGCACCCATTTCACCGGCATCTTTGGTGTCGTCGTTGAAATCCCTGTTATTCAATAAGCGACTTTCGTAACCGACCAGACGATATTCCTGTACCTGATCGGGATTGAAAGCGATCTGTAACTTCACGTCTTTGGCTACGGCATACATTGTACTACCAAACTCATGGACGAGCGTTTTGTTTGCTTCCTGAATATTGTCGATATAAGCATGGTTACCGTTTCCCTTTTCGGCAAGTACCTGCATCTTACTGTCTTTATAATTCCCCATTCCATAACCCAGAACGGTTAGGAATACACCGCTTTTACGTTCTTTTTCGACTAATCGTTCCAATCCTTCGGAAGATGATACTCCCACATTGAAATCGCCATCGGTACAGAGTATCACGCGGTTGTTCCCTTCCCGGATATAATTCTTCCGTGCAATATCGTAGGCAAGTTGGATACCGGCACCACCGGCAGTCGAACCTCCTGCCGTCAGTTCGTCGAGTGCTTCACGTATTTTTTGCTTATTACTTCCGGAGGTGGATGGAAGTACCACACCTGCTTCTCCGGCATATACCACGATGGCTACGCGATCTTCTTCCCGCAGATTATTGATCAGGAGTTTCAGGGATGACTTAACCAATCCCAGACGGTCCGGCCCATACATAGAACCTGATACGTCTACAAGGAAAACCAGATTGGAAGCCGGTAGATTTTCAGAAGGAATCTCTTTCGCTTTTAACCCGATACGCACCAGACGATTTTCTTTATTCCAGGGACATGGTCCTACTTCGGTGGTGATATTTACAGGATCTTTTCCTCCTGGTTTCTCGTAATTGTAGGAGAAATAATTAATTAATTCTTCTACGCGGACAGCATCGGCCGGAGGATTTTGCCCTTCATTGATATAACGCCGGATCGTCCCGTAAGAAGCGGCATCGACATCGATCGAGAAAGTAGAAAGCGGTTCGTTATTGACTTTCCTGAATTTGTTTTCTGCCAATTGGTTATATTCGTTCCTGTTTGTCCCCTGATCGTAATTATAGGATGAAGATGTGGTCACCAAAGCTTCGCAACAAACGACTTCTTCTTCTGCAATGATAGGAGCTGCGTCTTCAACGATAGAGAGAACCTCTGCCTGTGCCTTCGCTGTTTTCTGTGTTTGTATCTCAGCCTGAGCCGGATGCGGAACCGGAGGAGGCGTACAGATTAACGGTTTTTCTTCGACAGGTTGTTTGGCCGGACAGATTGCGACAGCTGTGTTGTCTATGTTTACTACCTCTTTGGTTTCCGGTATCTGCTTTTTTACAAGAAGAAACAGACCGCCAGCCAGGATAGCTGCCGTAAGTAAGCTGATGATTGTTGTTTTCGTTTTCATGACTGATCCTGTTTAATGATTAATGAATTGCTTTTACCTGATAGATGCCGCGATAAAGGGGAATTCCATAAATGTTTCGGACTTTTTTGAGAAAGATTTTAATTTAAAGTTTACATTTGTAGAAAAAAACGAGAACAACTTGCTGTTTTTCAGACGTAACATATCAACCTATTCAGATAGCGAACTGCTGCAATTATATAAGGAAACCGGGAAAAGCGATTATTTCGGTGAACTGTATAATCGCTATATCCCATTGCTATACGGGTTGTGTCTGAAATATTTGCAGGAAGAAGAGAAAGCACAGGATGCTGTCATGCAATTGTTCGAAGACCTGCTGCCGAAGCTTTCGCGTTACGAGATTCGGGAGTTCAGAACCTGGATTTACAGTGTGGCAAAGAACCATTGCTTCCAGCTGTTACGAAAAGAAAATCCCGAGATAGCAACCGATTTCGACCGGCAATTTGTGGAATCGTACGATTTATTGCATCTATTAGATAAAGAAGAAACGAGTGACGATGCCCGTACGGCAGCTCTCAAGCACTGTCTGGAGAAGCTGCCCGAACCACAGCAACGTTGTATCCTGTCTTTTTTTATGGAAGAAATGTCGTACGTCGATATCGTAGAGCAGACCGGGTATCAGCTTAAAAGCGTAAAAAGTTATATTCAGAATGGCAAACGCAATCTGAAAAGTTGTATTGAAAAGAGAATGGCGCAATGAAAAGTCTGTTGCAATACATACAAGGTTCACGAAAAGGCAAGGAAGCCCATCGCCTGGAAAAAGAGGCGATGAAAGATCCTTTTCTGGCCGATGCACTGGATGGTTTTCAGACAGTGGAGGGCAACCATGTGGAAAGTATCGAAGCAATGCGTCGCCGTATCTCCCGCCGTACTCGTTCCCAAAGAGATCAGATCGCGAAATGGAGTATTGCTGCCAGCTTGTTGATTTGTCTGGGATTTGGCAGTTACTTTTGGTTCAACAGAGATGCCGCTATGCCGAAAGAGTTACAGTCGATGGTTATACAGGAAGAAGCTGTGACACCGCCACTTCCTCCTGAACCGGTGATAGCCCAGGCTGCTGCTACCGGCGAATTACAGGAAGAAACGGAAGCGATGCAAAAGAAAGCTCCAACAGCAACAAAAAAGCCCGAAGCTAAAATGCGGCAGGCAACCCCTACGCCGGCTCCTTTGGCTGCTGCTCCTGCGAGAGCTGAAGTCTTGTCTATCGTTGAAGATGATGCCGATGTAGCAGAAATGATCGTGGCGGAAGAAGAAGTAGCGATGGATGCAACTATGGCTCGTGCCCCGATACACCGGCCGGAACCCGTTATAGGCTATAAAGCCTATGAAGAATATTTGCGTAAAGAATTGATTCACCCACAGGACTCAACCTGTAAAGGGGTGACCGGAACTGTCGTTGTTGCATTCCATATCAATGAAAAAGGCCGTCCGGTCGATCTGGAAGTCAAACGAAGCCTGTGCGCATCAGCAGACAAGGAAGCACTTCGCCTGATCGAAAAAGGTCCGGACTGGAAAGTGGATACGACCCGGGTTATTGTTCCTGTCCTTTTCGCTCCGTAAGTAATCTATTCAAATATTTTGATTTTGACAATTTGTTTCGTTCGTGTTTCTTTCTCGTAACTATTCAGCCCCCTAATTCATAACGGAGAGAGTGTGAGTAACTTTTTCCTTGTTGCAATATCATATGGGCATGACACTATTGTGTCATGCCCATATGATATAAACTTCGGTTAAGATTGTTTGTTTTTTACGATTGGTAACTGATCACATTCTTGGCAATGTCAATAAGAGTCAGAAAGGGGTCTTGTTTCTTTTTCCTTGCCGTATTTATTATGGAATGTAGCACACAAAAAGCACTCGCACCTTCACCGGATTTGAACTGACCACTGACTTTCTGTTTGACTTTCAATGGACGAATCGAGCGTTCACTGGCATTGTTGTCAGGTGGCACATGAAGGTTTTCCAGAAACACGAACAGATGCTCGGAGTGTGGTGATAGTCCATTTCTGAACTCGCGAAAATCATGCCACAGGTGGCTTATGTCTTCTTCCATAAGCTTTTTATAGCGTTCCTTTATATCCGCTATACCTGACACTGAATAATTATCGCTCTTCTGTAAATGGATGCTTTCTCTTAGTAAAGCTAACATTCGCACAGACCAATCTTGTTTTTCATCCAAGACTGTCAGATATATTAATTTCCTCAGTAAATGCGCCAGGCAGATTTGATGACCGGCAGTCTTCATGTTGAAATAAGACGAATGGCAATCGGTCACTAACAGACTATTAGGTAGGCCATCAGAGAACTCACTGTCAATGGCCGCTTTCCCACGTGATGAATGAGGAAAAACAAAGGTGGACAATTCATTTTGGAAAACCCACATCCAATACAAGTTCTTATTTAGACGCATACACGTTTCGTCTGCACCCACTACAGGCGAAGATTGTATTTCCTGCTTTATCTCATTATACTTGATGAGTCCTTGCTTACGCATGCGATTCAATATATTCGACACGCTGCCCTGGCTCATTTGCAAGCCATAAAAGTCGTTTAAAACCTCCGCCAGACGCTTGAAGGGTATATGCTGTGCCGTGCTCAGATAGGCAACCAATGCGTGTATGTTTACACCATAACTGACTCCCGGTTTTACATGCGAAGGGAAATCGGCGCGATTGCAATGACCGCATGTGCATCTTTTCTCAATGCCTATATGATCAGTGATTTTAGGCCTTATCGGAAGAGGTATATCGATGCTCTGACGTATCTCGTATGCAGAACCGTCTATCTCTTGCAGTGAATTGCCACATTGAGCACAATAGATCGGATTGTGGGTTTGAACCTCATCGGGCTTTTCGCTCTTGAGCAAAGTGTTTCCTGTATGCCCCACTTGTCCTCCAGGTTTCTTTCCGGATGAAACCCGCAGGGAGCGGGTGCGACGTATCGCTTGTGCTTTTAAGCTCTCTCGGGAAGGAGGTATATTACTGTTTTGACTGTCCAATTGAGGCTTCTCGTAATGCTCAAGGCGTTCTTTTAGCAACGCATTCTCTATGCGTAATGCCTCATTTTCACCCTTCAACACCACGTTCTCTTCCTTCATGATATTCTCATTGCGATATGCCTGGCGAAGTATATCTACGATATCTGACACTGTATCTTTCATGACTTAAAGATACTAATAATCAAATTGATATGCGAATAATCAGGTATGTTTTTTCATTAAAGTTCATTGCCTTTTAGCTAAAAATATCATTTTGTCAATCTGATAAAAGGGAAGATATACACCCTGAGATACTTAATAAAATATTTAAAAACAGCAAGATAAAAGATCATAATGAGGGGCTGAGTAGTTACTCTTTCTCAATCTAAATGATACGTTAAAAAATATTACCCGTAGGGGTATTTCAAATTTCCCGGTATAGTAATCCGAAATACATGGTATGGTAATATCATTTTGATAAATCGAAAAGTATTAATTTTATCAAACTGTTTAAAAGTTGAAATAATATATTACTTTTGCTAATAGGGAATAAGTATATAAATATGAATTATATTCAAAGTGATTTTGAAAGGATATATAAGTTGTACTATCCGAAGATGTTTGGATTTGCCAAAAACTATGTTTTGGCAGATGAAGACGCCGAGAATATAGTACAGGATGTTTTTTTGGTGCTTTGGGAAAAAAAAGATGAACTTGAAATTACTTATACTCTGACTACCTATTTATTTACTCTTGTTAAAAACAGATGTCTGAATTTTTTGCGGCATAAGCTAATAGAAGAAGAATATAATATCCAGATGAAGGAAGAACTGGGTTTCAAATTATACGCTTTGGAATCGCTGGATTATTCATATCATTCTGAAACGGAATTGCAGGAAGTTGTTAAACGGGCACTTGATGCTCTCCCGGAACGTTGTCGCGAGGTTTTTATTAAGAGCCGCATAGAGGGATTAAAGTATAAAGAAATATCGGAAGAACTTGGTATTTCCATCAATACAGTTGAAAATCAAATAGTCACAGCTTTGAAAAAACTACGTGTAGAACTTAAAGATTACCTGCCTTTGCTTCTATTTCTTGTTAAATAATGTTTATTTAGGATCATTTTATAGTGGGCTTTTCGTTGATGAGGGTCTAACTTTATATAATGCAAGAAATATGTTGGATTTATTATCAAAATATTTGACAGGAAATATCTCTTCCGAAGAAAAACAAACTCTTTTCCAGCAATTGAAAGGAGATTCTTGTTACAGGAAAGAAGCAGCCGATATGCAAAATTTGTCAGCTCTTATATCTATGGCAGAAGAAGATCATATGGCTTCTGATGTACAGTATAGTTCATTTGTCAGTTTACGTAGAAAACGTACCATCTTTTCTAGTATCCGGAAAATTGCGGGTTATGCAGCTATCATGGTTTTCTCTGTGTTATCGACTTATTTACTGACGACCTATCTCGGAGACGAAAATAATAATTTGGCTCGTTATCAGGAATTCTCTACACCGGCAGGACAGCGGGCAAAGGTTTTACTGACAGATGGTACGGAAGTTTGGTTAAACGCGAATTCAAAATTACGCTATCCGGAACGTTTCGGTTTAAAACAGCGGGAAGTCGAATTGTATGGAGAGGCTTTTTTTGAAGTGGAAAAGGATACGGAAAAGCCTTTTGTCGTTAAAACGAGTAAAATGGATATAAAAGTGACCGGAACGAAATTTAATGTGAGTGCCTATGGTTCTGAAAAATATTTTGTGACTTCGTTGTTGGAGGGAAGTGTTTCTGTTTCTTGTGCGAATGACAGGAGCCGTAGTTATACACTATGTCCGAAACAACAAATTGTTGTATCCGATCAGTCTTCGGAAGTCTCTTTATTTGAGAATACCGATTTCATGTCCTGGAAAGATGGAGTGTTCATTTTTGATGATATGCTATTAATAGATATTATAAAGAAATTGGAACTCTATTATGACGTTTCAATTATTGTGAAAAACACGAAACTAGGTAATTTCCGTTATACAGGAAAGTTCAGGCAACGGGATGGAGTAGAAGGTGTTTTGAAAAAATTGCAGATAGTATATCCGTTCACCTATACGAAGGATGATGATCGTAATCAGATTCTTTTGCAATAGTAAGGATTAACACAATACGGCTAAATCGTGTTAAGTTAAGACGGAATGTAGTGATTTTTCTGTGTGAAGGTTCTAACCTTATAAATGTAGAAAAATATATGTATAACCTTAAAAATAATATGCCTATGGATTAGAATAAAGAAATCTTTTTATCTATAAAAAGCTGACAGGTGTTCCACCACCTGTCAGCAATACATCTAACACTCTTAGTCGAAAAAGTATTAAACATTTAATTATACAAAGGTATGGAAAAATATGCTTTGTCAATCTTATTATTTCAAAGAAAACACTTTAAGAAGTTTTTTAATATTATGAGAATTTCAATCCTATTTCTGTTTGTCAGCATTTTGGCATCTTATGCTTCAAATGTAAATTCGCAGACTGCAAAAGTAAATATTACGAGCACTCGTATGACGATCGGAACTTTTATCAGGCAAGTTGAAAAGGAGACCGGTTATATGTTCGTTTATAATAAAGAGGAGATTGATGCAAATAAAACAATTTCTTTAAAGAAAGGGAAAAACACGGTTGCCGATTGCCTGAATACCATTTTTGTTGGTTCCGGCGTTTCATTTGTTTTTGATGATGGCTATGTAGTCCTTACGAAACACGCACAGGAAACTGCTGTATCGCAGCAGGCTGGTAAAGTGGTAAAAGGTATTGTTACCGATGAGACCGGTTTGTCGGTAATTGGTGCTAATATCTTTGTTAAAGGAACTAATTTGGGAACTATTACTGATATGGAGGGTAATTTTAGTTTGGAAGTACCTTCGGATAACGATATTTTGGTGGTTTCCTATATCGGTTATGTCGAACAACAGATTCCGGTGAAAAACAGAAAAAACTGGGCGATCATATTAAAGGAGGATGCACAGAATCTGGATGAAGTTGTGGTTGTCGGCTATGGTACGCAGCGTAAAGGTAATATTGCTACTGCCGTGACGACAGTTAAGGCGGAAGCTCTACAAAACCGTCCGGTCCAGACGATAGGTGAAGCCTTGCAAGGACAAATCCCGGGTTTGAGCGTTACGTCAAAAGGAGCACCGGGGGAGTCGCCTTCACTTCAACTACGTGGTTCTTCTATGTTGAAATCCAGCACTGCAGAAACGGACAAAGAAACATTACCCAGGTTGAGATCCGAAACCAGCGGCCCATTGGTTTTGGTGGATGGTGTGCCCGCGGACTTCAATTTTTTGAATCCGGAAGATATTGAAAGTATCAATGTCCTGAAAGATGCGGCTTCTGCAGCGATCTATGGTTCGCGTGCCGCAAACGGAGTCCTTTTGATCACGACTAAACGTGGAAAGATGGGCAAGCCTACTTTCCGTTATAATGGATCTGTCGGAGTCAATACACCGATGTATATGCCTAAATCGATCAGTTCTGCCGAATATGCAAGAATAAAGAATGAAGCGGAAAGGAATATGGGACGTGCTCCGATTTATTCGGATGAAGATATTGCGATGTTTGCCAATGGTACGGATCTGAACCGTTATCCGAATACAAACTGGCTGGATCTGGCAATACAAAACAGCGTTACTACACGTCATGGCTTGGAGGCTTCCGGTGGAACGGAGAAGGTGAGATATCTGGTAAGTGCCGGTGTCGATCACCAGACCGGCGTTTTTCCGAATACACAGCAGAATGTGTTCAACGTACGTTCAAGTACGGATATTACCATTACTAAAAAGTTTGGTATTTCTTTTGATATGCGTTACCAGTTAAGGGATATGGAAGCATTGAATAATCAGGAAGACCTTTATAAACAATTGATTTTTGCCGATCCGACTATGGTGGCTTATTATACGGATGGTACATATGGTTATAATCCAGGATTTTTCACCAATCCGCTGGTTCCTTTGTATGAAGGCGGACAGAAGCTGACTAACAGA is a genomic window containing:
- a CDS encoding energy transducer TonB; the encoded protein is MKSLLQYIQGSRKGKEAHRLEKEAMKDPFLADALDGFQTVEGNHVESIEAMRRRISRRTRSQRDQIAKWSIAASLLICLGFGSYFWFNRDAAMPKELQSMVIQEEAVTPPLPPEPVIAQAAATGELQEETEAMQKKAPTATKKPEAKMRQATPTPAPLAAAPARAEVLSIVEDDADVAEMIVAEEEVAMDATMARAPIHRPEPVIGYKAYEEYLRKELIHPQDSTCKGVTGTVVVAFHINEKGRPVDLEVKRSLCASADKEALRLIEKGPDWKVDTTRVIVPVLFAP
- a CDS encoding RluA family pseudouridine synthase; the encoded protein is MRRRSGYKDTNQKKAPRGRKVAVKEENTLLPFLFQLLSEQSKSSVKALLAHGQILINGKVTSQFNAPLVPGDEVEISYERGKVEFSNPLLHIVWEDDDLIVVNKKEGLMSVSSDRVKERTAYHLLSDYVKKTDPKNKIFVLHRLDRDTSGLMMFAKNQRVQKALQSNWNSAITARSYVAVVEGRPEKDTDLIVSNLTENAKMQVYVTAVGDGKEAITRYHQLHSNGHYSLLELDLETGRKNQIRVQMESIGHPIAGDNKYGAETDPAGRLMLHARRLFFIHPTTGEEMRFETRIPTTFTSLAK
- a CDS encoding protein-disulfide reductase DsbD family protein — translated: MKKLFSVFLLVFVTLAVQAQIHQPVKWKIKLEDSKTAEKEVVFTATSEKGWHLYDMNLPEGGPVSTSFTFETLKGAELIGQPVSSVKPTVVYDELFAMDLRWYPGTVSFTQKVKITDPKKFKIEGEVEFMACNDETCLPPDRVSFAFDAKNTKLTLPADAPVVDKDDVTAEQPDTNQVLEEAVTLTTPDPAAKTEKVITSPAKIANALTDDAALWAPVVDDLKAFGDTTVTATDTSWLFIFFAGFLGGLIALLTPCVWPMIPMTVSFFLKRTKDRKKAIRDALTYGLSIIVIYLVMGLLITGIFGASALNDLSTNAIFNIIFFLLLVVFAISFFGAFEMVLPASWTTKLDSKADSTTGILSIFFMSFTLVLVSFSCTGPIIGTLLVQAASMGTAVGPAIGMFGFALALSIPFSLFAIFPNMLQSMPKSGGWLNSVKVVLGFLELALALKFLSVADLAYGWRLLDREVFIVLWIVIFVLLGLYLLGKIKFSHDSDVKYVSVPRLFMAIISFAFAMYMVPGLWGAPLKSISAFAPPLYTQDFNLYDDEVHAAFDDYEAGMAYAKRVNKPVMIDFSGFGCVNCRKMEASVWTDPKVKQLLEKDYVLITLMVDDKTKLPHPIEIEEHGKVRKLKTIGDKWSYLQRSKFGANAQPFYILLNDEGKPLGPSYAFNEDVSKYIQFLQNGLTQFKKEEK
- a CDS encoding RNA polymerase sigma factor, whose translation is MLFFRRNISTYSDSELLQLYKETGKSDYFGELYNRYIPLLYGLCLKYLQEEEKAQDAVMQLFEDLLPKLSRYEIREFRTWIYSVAKNHCFQLLRKENPEIATDFDRQFVESYDLLHLLDKEETSDDARTAALKHCLEKLPEPQQRCILSFFMEEMSYVDIVEQTGYQLKSVKSYIQNGKRNLKSCIEKRMAQ
- a CDS encoding vWA domain-containing protein, producing MKTKTTIISLLTAAILAGGLFLLVKKQIPETKEVVNIDNTAVAICPAKQPVEEKPLICTPPPVPHPAQAEIQTQKTAKAQAEVLSIVEDAAPIIAEEEVVCCEALVTTSSSYNYDQGTNRNEYNQLAENKFRKVNNEPLSTFSIDVDAASYGTIRRYINEGQNPPADAVRVEELINYFSYNYEKPGGKDPVNITTEVGPCPWNKENRLVRIGLKAKEIPSENLPASNLVFLVDVSGSMYGPDRLGLVKSSLKLLINNLREEDRVAIVVYAGEAGVVLPSTSGSNKQKIREALDELTAGGSTAGGAGIQLAYDIARKNYIREGNNRVILCTDGDFNVGVSSSEGLERLVEKERKSGVFLTVLGYGMGNYKDSKMQVLAEKGNGNHAYIDNIQEANKTLVHEFGSTMYAVAKDVKLQIAFNPDQVQEYRLVGYESRLLNNRDFNDDTKDAGEMGAGHTVTAFYEIKPNNAPRTMQFAEPELLAIRLRYKAPDSDVSQLIETKLKASGNNKLSPDFYFASAVAMFGQLLRNSEYKGTGSYNQVISLAQSGLVNDRQGYKREFIRLVETMNGLTTATSTIIPVCITLPTTYYD
- the mazG gene encoding nucleoside triphosphate pyrophosphohydrolase; this encodes MATRQEKMEAFGQLLDILDELRVKCPWDKKQTNESLRTNTIEETYELCEAIMQNDNNNIKKELGDLLLHVVFYAKIGEEKEAFDIKDVCDSLCQKLIYRHPHVFGDASADTAKKVEQSWEQLKLKEKGGNKTVLEGVPASLPSVVKAHRIQDKARNVGFDWEQRDQVWDKVHEEFTELKEEIDKMDADKMEGEFGDLFFSLINAARLYKINPDNALERTNQKFIRRFNYLEDHTIKEGRSLKDMPLEEMDKIWNEAKSKGL